ACCTCCTTGGTACCTCCAGCTCCCTGTGTCCTAAAGTGAACTCACATTCCCCCAAGCCGAGTATCCTCCTCCAGATTGCCATCTCAGGATGGCCCACaacccccaggccccagctctgTCCTGACCTCCCCCCAGTTTAGTCCCCAAACTGCTCTTTGACTGCCCATCCCCGCCCCCATAACAGCCATCACCAGCTGTGAACACCACAAATCCTATGCACTCTGTGAAGTTCCTACAGAGACACAGAGGCACAGAGTAGGCAAACCACTTGTTCTGGGTCACACAGCTCCGAGGTGGCAGAGAGCCCTCAGCCACAACCACTACACCCTGCTGCCTGACCCTGCCCTGTCACTGCTTACCAGGGTCTGAAACCAGCTGCTGTGAGGCAGAAGAGGTGGTATTGTGAGAAACCCACAAGCAGACTCTGAAATCAATTGCTTGGGCTCAGATCCCAGCATTGCCACTTCCTTCCCATAAAACCTCAGCCAAgtcacagctgtgtgacctcccaGTCCAGTATCCTACACCCTGGTACTTACTTTATGGTTTCCCTGTGGGCAATGGGGAGCCCTGGAAAAGCTTTACAGAGTACAGTCCAAGCCCCTCAGCTTCATTTTCCTGATCAGATTCCAACACATTTCCAGcttcatccctccccctccactgcAGAAAATCTGCTGCTcctcaaaatatcattttaaaaaactttctaagTCAGGAGGCCAAGCAGGAAACGTAAGTGTGTGAAATGCTTTCAAAGGAGAGTGTGGACCCCACAAAAAAGGAGCCTCTGCTACTTGGCTTCAGCCAGTTGTTGACAGGAGGGATAGTAGGTCTGCTGCCaggtttctttcctccctccctcccttccctcccctcccttccctcccctccctcccctccctccctccttccttccttctctccttcttttctttctttctcttttctttcttctttttttcttttgagagagaagccagaatttcttttttttccaaatcaagCACACTGGTTTGTAACAGTAGataactgattctaaaatgttaaatatactgTAGCCCAAAGAAAAAAGTCTATCGCCATATCCAGGCTTCATGTGCCATTCCTGCCCGGATCCTGCACACACACTGTTCCTGTGCCCACCAGACCAGAAGCCTCTCACAGGCAGAACCCAGACGTGACTCACTCTAGATCCCAGCATGGCCTAGGGATATAGGCTGAATGAAAATGGTCCCACATCCCCTATTTGCCCTCCTCCAGGCCTTACACATGCTGTTCCACAGAAGAGCATTTCTAGTTgcctgaaatattatttttctactctACTAGCAAGTTTCTACCAAACTTAAAAAATACAAGGGTCTTATGTCAACTCCCTCATCAGCAGGGCAGAGTCATGACTCCCTCCTTGGACTCTCTCAGCCCCTGCACCTCTCTGTCCCAGATGCAACCACTAGGGCTGAAACTGTCTGTGTTCACCACTGTACTGGGAGTTCCCTGGGGACACAGCCTCAGTCTCACTCACTCTGGAGCCCCAGCATTATCAGAGCTCAGAGTCGAGCACATAGTTGCAGTGGGTGGATGTGTTAGACTGACTGAAGGCCCCTGGGCCCTAGGAAGGCGACAAGTGACAGTACCTTCCCCTCCACCCTGGACCCAGAACTCAGAGCTAGGAAAAGCTGCTCTCCTGGGCCAGCCACTCACTAAAAACCAAGAGGATCATGAGGAAGGTACTTTATTGAAGTGATCAGAGTATGGGATTCCTTCCCCCAACCCAGCCTCAGCCTGCTCAGTACAGTCTCATGGGTGGAAAGCACCAGGCCTCTGGGCTGCTCTGGGCCACCACCCAGGAGAGGCTGGGCAGTGGGGCAGGGGGGCTGGGGCTCCAATCCAGGGCAGAGGTTCGGGACAACAAGGGTGATGGTGGCTGAGGCAGGGGTTGTGGTGGGCCAATCCCCCagggccggggagggggaggtgtgTCTACCAGCCAGATGCTTTTCAGCAGATCAAAGGCTGTTGGGGGGCCGCAGGCCGCCCCAGATGGCGAAGGCAACGGGGACAATGGGGGTGGCCAGGGACCTTTAGGTGGTGCCAGGTTCACCCGGTACACAGTAGAAGTGCTGGCGGTGTGAGACATGGCGAAGGTGAGCTCCTTTGTCCCCTCTCgcctcctctgcctcccctcccctggggccTCCTCAGGGTTGTTGATCCAGGAGGGTGTCATCCTTTGTCTCTCAGAGCCCCTAGGCTTGGTCCCTGGCACAGAGGAAAGAAGCATGGGGCACAGCTGAGCTAGAgcagacaaaagaaaaggaagctcAGGGGGCAGGAGGTGAGCTCACCTGGCAAGTGTGGCTGGCAGCCCCGGAGCACCAGAGTAAGGTCAGGCACACAGCCATGGCAGGCCTGTAAGGTGCCCACGAtggcatccctggcctcttgTACTAGGTTCCTCCTGGGGAAGGCCTGTGGCAGAATCAGCTGGCATTGCAGCTCCCCCAGCAGCTGCCCCAAGCCAGGGAGCTGGGGGGGACTAGGTGGGCCTGGGCCCGAGGCTCCAGGCACCTGGTTTTCCTTGCCCCTTGACGGTGGGGCTGGTTCTTGGGCCCTGCCTGGGCTTGGGGAGGACTTGGTGGGGAGTGCAGGGGTGCCTGACTCCAGGGACCCACTGCTAAGCAGCCGTGCCACGTCCAGAGATTTCACCTCGTGGTTGAAGAGACCCCGGTGCTCCCGGCTCAGGCGCCCCTGGGTTATGACCACGAGCTTGGGGGCAGTAGGCGCCACAGAATTCCGGAGGACCACATGTGGATCCCGACTGGCCACGGGAGGATCCTGATGGGCCAATGGCCGGCGACTGCCCGCCAGGGCCTCGTTAAGCTCCCGCCTGGTCTTCCGACGGCGGACACGACCAGGTTTCTCAGGCCGCTGGAAAGGCTTGGGGGCTGGCCCCCTGGGGTCCATGGTGCCCTGGAAGATAAAGACAGGGTGGTCATCAGCATGCAGAAAAGTCAAAGACCTAGAAGTGAGTAGTGAGAAGAGATGGTTTGGGATGAGCTGGGAGTACTATTTAGAGACACAAGATGGACAAAGGGATTGGTAGAGAGCAACTGGAAAAGGCTTGGTCAGGGTAAGGTCAGAAAAAAAGGCAGGGTCATAGGAGTAGGATGAGGTCAAGGAAGTCATGCTGAATGGGAAGATTTATCAGGGGATAGAGAAAGGGTTAGAGAGAACAGGGATATGAAGAAATAGCTAAAAAATGGGGGATGGGAAAGGGATCATTATATTGGAGGGATCTGGTGAACCAGAAAGGGACTTTGGAGAGAGGAGAAATCCAGGGGTAGAGGAGGTACTGGAGATTGCAGAAAGTGGAGAGAGATGGTAGAGAGaaaaaggcaggaaagagaatGGAAGTTGGAGAAACAGAGAATAACTCGGGAGGACAAAAAGGGCAACAGAGGAGCTATCAGGGACTGGGGCCTGGTCATGGAAGGGGGTAGGAAACAAGGCTGCGTGAGGCAGATGAGGTAGGGAAGGGGGTACAGttggtgggggcggggcagggcagggaaagGGCACCTCACCTTCTCCTGACCCCAACGaaccccccccctccccgcccactcCACGTGGCTGTGTGGTACAATGGCTTCTTTTCCGCGGTGACCCTAGCTCCGGAAGCACCTGATGCTCTTCCGGGCCTCACACAGGGCCTCGTGCAAGCACGCATGCGCGTGCCCCTCCCACGCCCTTTggctccccacccccacgccAAGAGGCACAGGCCCAGGGCACGTGCCAGCTGCCCTGAGTGCAGGTTATAGCCCCGCCCCTCCTGACCTCACATTCAGAAACCTCTTTCATTAGTCCTTAGGCACCTCCTATCCACCAATTGGCTGTGAGGTCAACTAGGCCCGCCCCCTCCCTCAATGCTGATTGGTTTAGACATCTACCGCGGACTTTCTCTCTGGAGCGCGGAGATGTAGGCGAAGCCAAGGGGGGAGAAGGGCTATCGTAGCCTCTACACACAGCCAGTCTCCAAGCAGTCACAGGCTTTATCCCTAGAGAGTCAGTATAGTGTCGTCATTTAGAGCTAGGCTCCAGAGCTACACTACCTAGGTTCAAATGCCCAGGCACATTTGAGCTCTGTGACCTCGGAAAAGCATGTAACTGctcagagcttcagtttcctaatctgtaaaatggagttggTATCTTCTCCTTCTTATAACTGCTGTAAGTATGAAATGAGCCAACATACAATTTGAAAACAGCGCTTGGTGAATggatgcttgtaaattttgtttCTCACTACACTTGTCccctcagacttttttttttttttttttggccgcatggcttgagggatctcagtttcctgaccagggattggaccctggccacagcagtgaaagcccggaatcctaaccactaggccaccagtgAGCTCCCCCCTCAGAGTTTCAAATCAAGCTATGCCAGGGTATTCCCCATACCCTAATAAGCTATATTCTATATTACCTGGTAATATTGCTTGCCCAACCTTCACTATCTTTCAAAGCCTAACTCCTTAGATACTACTCCTTCTAGGAAATCCCTCACCCTgagtccttctctttctcttcccacaGAGGTCCTCTGTGCATTCCTTAATCACAACCTTGATCCCTCCCTCAGCTTTGTGTCTGGATCTGCCTCCCCCAACACGCTGGGACAAGGCCAGGATCTGACCCATTCCTTTAATACTCATTCAGCAAGTACTTGTGAACAGCCATAGATAGTACTTGGTATTAATACTGGGAGTCAGGCCCTGTTCCAGGCAAGTGGATTGAGgcaaaacacaaacacaataAATAAGATTCATCTCTATATCTCAGTATCAACCTacctagaaggaatgaatagataGGAAGATCCCATCTGGGAGTGGAGCTACAGGAATATGACCAGGACTTTGAGGGTGGTGTGGGACCCCCACCTGGTCCCCCAGAACAGGGAGATCTGGGAAGACTTGAGGTCTGAGATTAAtttggggcaggaggtggggggcagcgaCCTTAGATGGCCTTGGCTGTGGATGTAAGTTTTGGAGCTCAGACACACCCAGCTGAAATTGTTGGTCAGCCATAGGTTTAGGGAGGGGAGCAGAGGCCACAGATCTGTAAGACGAGCTGCGCGGGAGGGGCTCCAGGCTGGACTTGGGCCTTGCAGCATCTCTAATTTCCTTTATCTTTCTGCGTCTTCTACTACCCTCTTTGCAGGGTAATGTCTGTAATGCAAAGACATATAGTTTAGAAATTATGCCACAAAAACTGGCATAATTTGAGCAGGGGAGGCCCATGAGCAGATAGGCTCACTAAAGTCCTGGCACTGCCTTAGCGTGAGTGTCTCCTTACAGCTGAGCCTCTAATTTTCACATTTCcatcctccttttctctcccccaCGTCAGAAGAAAATGGGAGCGTCCCTTCCTTGCCAGGTGCATTTGAGCCACCCCCTCAAGGATCCAGCATGAACTCGTCCACTCACTCCCCTACCACCACGTGaatgagacacacagacacagacacacacccccacacacagtAGGTGGTTCCTTCCCCACATTTCTCGCCCTACAGCAAATGGTTTCTTCCCCCGAGGAAGGGCGCTAGATTTTCCCCACTCTGCTTTCACGGTAGGGtggtttctctctcctcccctccacgGGTGCTGGATGGTCTCGCCTCCCCCCACGCCCcgtgccgccgccgctgccggaGAGTGAGCGGCCCGGGCAGGAAGCGCCGGACGAGCCCACTGCGCGGCCGCCGTGGGGGAAGCAATTCCTCTAAGTGAAGGTTTCCGCCCCGGAGAGGAGGTGGCGCCCGGGATCGGCCGCGCCCTCCGCTGGAGTGCGGGCTTCGGGACAGTCCATTGTTGCCTGAGGGGTAGGGGTGGGCGTGGCGGCGCCGCCTCCTCCGGGAACACTCCCCGGCTGACCGCGCTCGCTCATCCTGCTGGAGACGCGGCGCCAAGATGAGTGGAGAAGAGAACCCAGCCAGCAAGCCCACGCCGGTGCAGGACGTGCAGGGCGACGGGTGCTGGATGTCCCTGGTGAGCGACCCGGCCCGCGATACTTTGGAGtccggggctgggggctggggactgggggctgggggcgggggaggggggaaggctCTGAGAGAGTAGCTGGTTTGCGCCGCTCTCATTACGAGATTGGGAAACTGAGGGCAGTTGGCGTGGTGCCGCCTAAGgaagcggggcggggcgggcccaGCAGCGCGCGTGCCATTGACTCCCCCTTTACGTCCCCAAAGCACCATCGGTTCGTAGCCGACAGCAAAGATAAAGAACCCGAAGTCGTCTTCATCGGGGACTCCTTAGTCCAGCTAATGCACCAGTGCGAGGTGAGGCCCgtccctctcctcctgccccacccccgcctgTGCCCTCACTGACAGACCTGGACCAGAGCCCAGGCCAGGCGGTGTATGGGGTACCCGAAATAGCCTCAGGTAGCGCCGGGCACCCAGAATCTCAGTATAATGTGCCACATTCTACTGAGAAGGAAGTGTGTGTCCTGGCTTTGTCATACTGGGTTTGTGTATAGTGAGACTTAAAATGAGGCTTCGTGCAAGATTGCCTAGGATGAGGCTCTTTGTTTGCTTAAACTAGTGCCCAGCCCTAATGGATTTCCACAAAGCTATAGTTATTTCCACAAAGTGAAGGTCAACGGTAATAGGTCTCTACTAAGGGGGCTCAATTATATCTTTCCATTAAGCGATGTTAAACCGTGGCTTTCCTCAAAGTGAGGTTCAACTGGAATGCTGTTGGTTCGATGCCTGGCTCAAGTAGAATGGGTTTCCTTGAAGGGAGTCCTGCTTCCATGGGGTTTTGTGAAAGTGAGACTATAATGGGTTTGCATAAAATGAGGTTTGACCATATTGGGGTTTGCTCAAGGTGAGATTTAACCAGACTGCTTCCGTAAAGCAAGGCTCTTCCATGATGACATTTGGTTAACCTTTGGATAGGGAGCGGTGGTCCATGCTGACAGTGCCCCTGTGCCCACACCACTTCTTGCCCACAGATCTGGCGAGAGCTCTTTTCCCCTCTTCATGCACTTAACTTTGGCATTGGCGGTGACAACACGCAGCACGTGCTGTGGCGTCTGGAGAACGGGGAGCTGGAACACATCCGGCCCAAGGTGAGCAGGGCTTGGGTGGGCAGCTCGAGCACCCTTAGCCTGCCCCCTCACCACTGCTTCATGCCTCTCTTTCCACAGATTGTGGTGGTCTGGGTGGGTACCAATAACCACGGGCACACCGCAGAGCAGGTGGCTGGAGGCATCAAGGCCATCGTGCAACTGGTGAACCAGCGGCAGCCCCAGGCCCGGGTCGTGGTGCTGGTGAGAGAGTGGGAGGATGGGAAAGGAAGAACGGCAGTGTTCTGGGACCCCTGGGCAGCTTAGCACAGAGCAGTGGTTGAAGGCAAAATCTCATGTTGAAGCTTGCTACACCCATCAGAGGGGCTGTGGTTAAGGACATGTTCAGGGACCAATTAGCCCCTTTTGCCCAAAGGACTGCTAGAGATTCCTGGGGTGTTGAGAAATTCAAGACACTTAAAGAACCAAAAGTTGTCAGGCATTCCCAGGGTTAATCTTGCTTCCATCACTTCCAGAAGGTCTCACTTCTACAATAAGGTCTCAGACCATCATCTTCCCATCCCTAGTGTATTCTGCAGCTGGGGACTTACTGGTGGGGGGTGGAGGACAGTTTGGCACAGGGAACAGGATACCCAGAGGCTGGTAGGATGCCTCCTCACAACTTTTCTTGCCTTCCTCAGGGCCTGCTTCCTCGGGGCCAGCACCCCAACCCACTTCGCGAGAAAAACCGACAGGTGAATGAGCTGGTACGGGCAGCACTGGCTGGCCACCCACGGGCGCACTTCCTGGACGCAGACCCTGGCTTTGTGCACTCAGATGGTACCATAAGCCACCATGACATGTATGATTACCTGCATCTCAGCCGGCTGGGGTACACACCTGTTTGCCGGACCCTGCACTCCCTGCTTCTGCGTCTGCTGGCCCAAGACCAGGGACAGGGTGGTGCTCCCCCGCCAGAACCCACACCCTAAGCATCTGCCTTCCTGCAACATTAAATTTTCATTCTTCAGTCTCCCATTCTCTGCTTTATGGCCAAGCCCTTCTGGGTACCTGAATCTCAACTCCAATGTCTGTGACCCTGCAGCTCTGCCCAAGGCAGGCCGCACCAATCCATCAAGATACTCTGGCTCTTGTAGAGTCAGGCAGATTTCTGTCATCACAGTGGTGCTCCAGGCAGGCATGACCAATCAGTAAGACACGAAGTGAAACTGGTTTGCTAACATGACCCTATAGGATTATGGTCAAGCAAGAATTCTGGGTGACCCAACAGTCAAAGCCCACCCAAAGCTGCCCTCCAATCTGCACATACTCTTCCCCCTGACTGGAACTTCTGGTGCTCTGGTCCTAGCTTAAGTGTGACTTCCTGTGGAAGCTTCCTGACCTTCCCACCCCTAGCAGTCATCCCTCCACACAGCATATGGGTATTTTTCTCTCCAGAGAAGCACTGTCCACAGGCTGTGACAGAAGCGTAAACCAGGAGAGGTTCCTTCTGGCCTGGCTGCAGTGCTGGCTCAGGCCACACAAGGGCAGCA
This region of Balaenoptera acutorostrata chromosome 19, mBalAcu1.1, whole genome shotgun sequence genomic DNA includes:
- the PRR19 gene encoding proline-rich protein 19 isoform X1: MLQGPSPAWSPSRAARLTDLWPLLPSLNLWLTNNFSWGTMDPRGPAPKPFQRPEKPGRVRRRKTRRELNEALAGSRRPLAHQDPPVASRDPHVVLRNSVAPTAPKLVVITQGRLSREHRGLFNHEVKSLDVARLLSSGSLESGTPALPTKSSPSPGRAQEPAPPSRGKENQVPGASGPGPPSPPQLPGLGQLLGELQCQLILPQAFPRRNLVQEARDAIVGTLQACHGCVPDLTLVLRGCQPHLPGTKPRGSERQRMTPSWINNPEEAPGEGRQRRREGTKELTFAMSHTASTSTVYRVNLAPPKGPWPPPLSPLPSPSGAACGPPTAFDLLKSIWLVDTPPPPRPWGIGPPQPLPQPPSPLLSRTSALDWSPSPPAPLPSLSWVVAQSSPEAWCFPPMRLY
- the PRR19 gene encoding proline-rich protein 19 isoform X2, with the translated sequence MADQQFQLGVSELQNLHPQPRPSKGTMDPRGPAPKPFQRPEKPGRVRRRKTRRELNEALAGSRRPLAHQDPPVASRDPHVVLRNSVAPTAPKLVVITQGRLSREHRGLFNHEVKSLDVARLLSSGSLESGTPALPTKSSPSPGRAQEPAPPSRGKENQVPGASGPGPPSPPQLPGLGQLLGELQCQLILPQAFPRRNLVQEARDAIVGTLQACHGCVPDLTLVLRGCQPHLPGTKPRGSERQRMTPSWINNPEEAPGEGRQRRREGTKELTFAMSHTASTSTVYRVNLAPPKGPWPPPLSPLPSPSGAACGPPTAFDLLKSIWLVDTPPPPRPWGIGPPQPLPQPPSPLLSRTSALDWSPSPPAPLPSLSWVVAQSSPEAWCFPPMRLY
- the PRR19 gene encoding proline-rich protein 19 isoform X3; this encodes MWGRNHLLCVGGTMDPRGPAPKPFQRPEKPGRVRRRKTRRELNEALAGSRRPLAHQDPPVASRDPHVVLRNSVAPTAPKLVVITQGRLSREHRGLFNHEVKSLDVARLLSSGSLESGTPALPTKSSPSPGRAQEPAPPSRGKENQVPGASGPGPPSPPQLPGLGQLLGELQCQLILPQAFPRRNLVQEARDAIVGTLQACHGCVPDLTLVLRGCQPHLPGTKPRGSERQRMTPSWINNPEEAPGEGRQRRREGTKELTFAMSHTASTSTVYRVNLAPPKGPWPPPLSPLPSPSGAACGPPTAFDLLKSIWLVDTPPPPRPWGIGPPQPLPQPPSPLLSRTSALDWSPSPPAPLPSLSWVVAQSSPEAWCFPPMRLY
- the PAFAH1B3 gene encoding platelet-activating factor acetylhydrolase IB subunit alpha1, which produces MSGEENPASKPTPVQDVQGDGCWMSLHHRFVADSKDKEPEVVFIGDSLVQLMHQCEIWRELFSPLHALNFGIGGDNTQHVLWRLENGELEHIRPKIVVVWVGTNNHGHTAEQVAGGIKAIVQLVNQRQPQARVVVLGLLPRGQHPNPLREKNRQVNELVRAALAGHPRAHFLDADPGFVHSDGTISHHDMYDYLHLSRLGYTPVCRTLHSLLLRLLAQDQGQGGAPPPEPTP